The Stappia sp. genome window below encodes:
- a CDS encoding S8 family serine peptidase codes for MPGLGRLVLAVCLIAGAGIAAPAAQGDLRAEGRERIRLAVERLCPIAELTGRRAVAAFPGSSLRAERHRPNVTAPRRTLIRLALPGARAMEIERWQSGQHLRRFTVSYHAAGPDGDVPVLFAIADGDCRIRQGRAIRAEGPAWRHLDLLDSDLTTIGGSETLQAPWPDGRDPGGVRVALVDSGLAYDLPLFRDGLARDADGTPLGYDFWDMDPWPYDGDTARGPFLPMRHGTAVASILVREAPNVALIPFRYPRPDMTRMADIVDAAARAGARILVLPLGSRNADDWETFARALSRRDMLAIVSAGNDGRDIDRDPVYPAALDLDTVLTVTSSDTEGRLARGSNWGRVAVDIMLPGESIAVVDHLGRTGQASGSSFAVPRVAAMAARLLEAEPQLSARETKRRILDRAKRVPSADDAPVATGWIADPLSR; via the coding sequence ATGCCCGGTCTTGGACGGCTGGTTCTTGCGGTCTGTCTGATCGCTGGCGCGGGCATCGCGGCTCCCGCCGCACAGGGTGATCTGCGGGCGGAGGGTCGCGAGCGCATTCGTCTCGCCGTCGAGCGCCTGTGCCCCATCGCCGAGCTGACCGGACGCCGCGCCGTGGCCGCCTTTCCCGGCAGCAGCCTGCGCGCGGAACGCCACCGGCCGAACGTGACCGCGCCGCGTCGGACACTCATCCGCCTCGCGCTGCCGGGCGCGCGGGCGATGGAGATCGAGCGCTGGCAGTCCGGCCAGCACCTTCGCCGCTTCACCGTGTCCTACCATGCGGCCGGTCCGGACGGCGATGTCCCGGTGCTCTTTGCGATCGCGGATGGCGACTGCCGCATCCGCCAGGGACGCGCCATCAGAGCGGAAGGTCCCGCGTGGCGCCATCTCGATCTGCTCGACAGCGATCTGACGACCATAGGCGGCAGCGAGACGCTGCAGGCGCCCTGGCCGGACGGCAGGGATCCCGGCGGCGTGCGGGTGGCGCTTGTCGATTCCGGTCTCGCCTACGACCTGCCGCTCTTCCGAGACGGCCTTGCGCGCGACGCCGACGGCACGCCCCTTGGCTATGATTTCTGGGACATGGACCCATGGCCCTATGACGGCGATACCGCACGCGGGCCCTTTCTGCCGATGCGCCATGGCACGGCGGTCGCCTCGATTCTGGTGCGCGAGGCGCCGAATGTCGCCCTGATTCCCTTCCGGTATCCCCGCCCGGACATGACGCGCATGGCCGATATCGTCGACGCCGCCGCCAGGGCCGGGGCGCGCATTCTCGTGCTTCCGCTGGGCAGTCGGAACGCGGACGACTGGGAGACCTTCGCGCGGGCTCTTTCCCGCCGCGACATGCTCGCCATCGTTTCCGCCGGCAACGACGGGCGCGACATCGACCGGGATCCGGTCTATCCGGCGGCGCTCGATCTGGACACCGTCCTGACCGTTACCTCATCCGACACCGAGGGCCGGCTGGCCCGCGGCTCGAACTGGGGACGTGTCGCCGTCGACATCATGCTGCCCGGGGAAAGCATCGCGGTCGTCGATCATCTCGGCCGGACGGGCCAGGCCTCGGGCTCCAGCTTTGCCGTGCCGCGCGTTGCCGCCATGGCCGCGCGACTGCTGGAGGCAGAGCCGCAGCTAAGCGCCCGGGAGACAAAGCGGCGCATCCTGGACCGCGCCAAGCGCGTCCCGTCAGCCGACGACGCCCCGGTCGCAACCGGCTGGATTGCCGATCCGTTGTCCAGGTGA
- a CDS encoding dienelactone hydrolase family protein: MRLKPILFACMLAATPAVAADVSYTVDGEAFTGYFAAAESPRGLVLIVHDWDGMTDYERRRADMLADMGYSAFALDMFGDATPTETVDHRRAATGALYQDRERMRALIQAGVAQAREQAGDTNMVVMGYCFGGAVALEMARSDMAGEAAGFASFHGGLSTPEGQSWTGDEPPLLILHGGADTSITMDDVATLAKELETAGTPYAIEVYSGAPHAFTVFGSNRYQERADTASWDAFSDFLNDRL, translated from the coding sequence ATGCGCCTGAAACCGATCCTCTTTGCATGCATGCTCGCCGCGACACCCGCCGTGGCGGCCGACGTGTCCTACACCGTCGATGGCGAGGCCTTCACCGGCTATTTCGCGGCGGCCGAGAGCCCGCGCGGCCTCGTGCTGATCGTGCACGACTGGGACGGCATGACGGACTACGAGCGCCGCCGTGCCGACATGCTGGCCGACATGGGCTACAGCGCCTTCGCCCTCGACATGTTCGGCGATGCGACGCCGACGGAAACGGTCGACCACCGGCGGGCCGCGACCGGCGCGCTCTATCAGGACCGGGAGCGCATGCGCGCGCTCATTCAAGCCGGCGTCGCCCAGGCACGCGAGCAGGCGGGCGATACGAACATGGTGGTGATGGGCTATTGCTTCGGCGGGGCCGTCGCGCTGGAAATGGCGCGCAGCGACATGGCCGGCGAGGCGGCGGGCTTCGCGAGTTTCCATGGAGGCTTGTCGACGCCCGAGGGGCAATCCTGGACCGGCGACGAACCGCCTCTTCTCATCCTGCACGGCGGCGCGGACACCTCGATCACGATGGACGACGTCGCGACCCTCGCCAAGGAACTCGAGACCGCCGGCACGCCCTATGCCATCGAGGTCTATTCCGGCGCGCCGCATGCCTTCACGGTGTTCGGCTCCAACCGCTATCAGGAGCGGGCCGACACGGCGAGCTGGGACGCCTTCTCCGATTTCCTGAACGACCGCCTCTGA
- the ccoS gene encoding cbb3-type cytochrome oxidase assembly protein CcoS: MDVLIFLIPVALVLGLLGLVGFLWSLKSGQYDDLEGAKYRILQDDDLPDHQRPKARDARPRESERRSRERA, from the coding sequence ATGGACGTTCTCATCTTCCTCATTCCGGTTGCCCTCGTTCTCGGTCTGCTCGGGCTGGTCGGCTTTCTGTGGTCGCTCAAGTCCGGCCAGTACGACGATCTGGAGGGGGCGAAATACCGCATCCTGCAGGACGACGACCTGCCGGATCATCAACGCCCCAAGGCGCGCGACGCGCGCCCGCGCGAGTCCGAGCGGCGCTCCAGGGAGCGTGCGTAG
- a CDS encoding Rrf2 family transcriptional regulator — protein MRLTNRTDIAVRTLMYLAISKDRIIPVDEIVEQTASHRSQVVAAVQKLRKAGYIKSTVGRSGGVMLAKQPDDIDISSIVKLIETDFALAECLEDQCPVRCGFQSACRFRTALDGALAAFLDYLEGVTIADLVADRDGLLRALSNNRQRLALETHQ, from the coding sequence ATGCGCCTCACCAACCGCACCGACATCGCGGTACGAACACTAATGTACTTGGCAATAAGCAAAGATCGCATCATTCCTGTTGATGAAATTGTCGAACAAACTGCAAGTCACCGCTCACAGGTTGTTGCCGCCGTTCAGAAATTGAGGAAGGCGGGCTACATCAAATCGACCGTGGGACGCAGCGGGGGCGTGATGTTGGCCAAGCAGCCCGACGATATAGACATTAGTTCCATTGTAAAACTTATCGAGACGGATTTTGCCCTTGCGGAATGTCTCGAGGATCAATGCCCGGTGCGATGCGGATTTCAGTCCGCCTGTCGCTTCCGCACCGCGCTGGACGGCGCGCTCGCGGCCTTTCTCGACTATCTGGAGGGGGTCACCATTGCCGATCTGGTGGCGGATCGCGACGGTCTGCTGCGAGCGCTCTCGAACAATCGGCAGCGGCTCGCGCTCGAAACGCACCAGTGA
- a CDS encoding response regulator, producing the protein MRTILRTMLQGFGARRIVEAEDGASGLEAMERANPDILILDWVMPILDGADMVRMIRNPHNPFAYIPIIMVTGHTERSRIIEARRLGVHELLSKPISAKALYQRVNSVIMQPRDFVKTPSYFGPAPREIRNRQKIWQNMEGGEGGQAA; encoded by the coding sequence ATGCGCACGATCCTGCGCACGATGCTGCAAGGATTCGGCGCCCGGCGGATTGTCGAGGCGGAGGACGGCGCATCCGGGCTGGAAGCCATGGAGCGCGCCAATCCCGATATTCTGATTCTCGACTGGGTGATGCCGATCCTGGACGGGGCCGACATGGTGCGCATGATCCGCAACCCGCACAATCCCTTCGCCTATATTCCCATCATCATGGTGACGGGCCACACCGAGCGCAGCCGGATCATCGAGGCGCGGCGGCTCGGGGTGCATGAACTCCTGTCGAAGCCCATCTCCGCCAAGGCGCTCTATCAGCGCGTCAACAGCGTGATCATGCAGCCGCGCGACTTCGTGAAGACGCCGAGCTATTTCGGCCCGGCGCCGCGCGAGATCCGCAACCGGCAGAAGATCTGGCAGAACATGGAAGGCGGCGAGGGCGGACAGGCGGCATAA
- a CDS encoding heavy metal translocating P-type ATPase has product MTVHERDWDAFITLTPEGRAHMDLAVEGVTCAACMVEIERGLGAQPGVETARLNLTSHRLAVDWSPEETSADRIVETLDRLGYRAHPFDPAQVRERADAAGRELLRALAVSGFAMMNIMLLSVSVWSGNATTITPETRDFFHWISALIALPAAAYAGRPFVRSAVTALAARRLNMDVPIVIGVSLALFLSVMQTLQSAHHAYFESAVMLLFFLLIGRYLDHTMRRRTRSFAENIAALKAETAVIQRPDGTLREVPLSKVEPGQIIYVRAGERVPLDGRVESGHSEIDQSLVTGETALAEVGAGDAVYAGTLNASANLTVRVTTASGGTLLDEVTRLLDTAAQAKSRYVQLADRAAAMYSPLVHLAALLTFLGWWLTGYGWQPSLVIAISVLIITCPCALGLAVPAVQVVTSGLLFRAGVLLHSGDAVERLAAADTIVFDKTGTLTLAVPELCAAEAVPAEVLALAGRLALSSRHPLATALARASGAERPLDDAREAAGSGVEAELDGRTLRLGSAAFCGLDAETAARAVADHPGASLIVFRDGDAAPVPFLIEQKLRADAVEAVAALKARGYRLAILSGDRRAPVAAIAERLGIDDWQSELSPKDKIARLDALAREGAKVLMVGDGLNDAPSLAAAHVSLSPVTAVHVAQAAADAVFLGDRLAPVVTALAVSRRAHAAMKQNLWISTLYNFIAVPIAVAGYVTPLLAAVAMSSSSVIVTLNALRLRIGAPGAPGREAPPAGET; this is encoded by the coding sequence ATGACAGTGCATGAACGGGACTGGGATGCGTTCATCACCCTGACGCCCGAGGGCCGGGCCCATATGGATCTGGCCGTCGAGGGCGTGACCTGCGCCGCCTGCATGGTGGAGATCGAGCGCGGGCTCGGCGCGCAGCCGGGGGTGGAGACCGCGCGTCTCAACCTCACCAGCCACCGCCTGGCGGTGGACTGGTCGCCGGAGGAAACCTCCGCCGACCGCATCGTGGAAACCCTCGACCGGCTGGGCTATCGCGCGCATCCCTTCGATCCCGCACAGGTGCGCGAGCGCGCCGACGCGGCCGGGCGAGAGCTGTTGCGCGCGCTGGCCGTCTCCGGCTTCGCGATGATGAACATCATGCTGCTGTCGGTCTCCGTGTGGTCCGGCAACGCCACCACGATCACGCCCGAGACGCGGGACTTCTTTCACTGGATCTCGGCGCTGATCGCGCTTCCCGCCGCCGCCTACGCCGGCCGGCCCTTCGTGCGCTCCGCCGTCACCGCCCTGGCCGCGCGCCGGCTCAACATGGACGTGCCGATCGTCATCGGCGTGTCGCTGGCGCTCTTCCTGTCGGTGATGCAGACCCTGCAATCGGCCCATCACGCCTATTTCGAGTCGGCCGTGATGCTGCTCTTCTTCCTGCTGATCGGCCGCTATCTCGACCACACGATGCGCCGGCGCACGCGCTCCTTTGCCGAGAACATCGCCGCGCTCAAGGCCGAAACGGCGGTGATCCAGCGCCCGGACGGCACCTTGCGCGAGGTGCCGCTGTCGAAGGTGGAACCGGGCCAGATCATCTATGTGCGCGCCGGCGAAAGGGTGCCGCTCGACGGGCGGGTCGAGAGCGGACACTCGGAGATCGACCAGAGCCTCGTCACCGGCGAGACGGCGCTGGCGGAAGTTGGGGCGGGCGATGCGGTCTATGCCGGCACGCTCAACGCCTCGGCCAATCTGACGGTGCGGGTCACCACCGCCTCCGGCGGCACGCTGCTCGACGAGGTGACGCGGCTGCTCGACACCGCCGCCCAGGCGAAATCGCGCTACGTGCAGCTCGCCGACCGCGCGGCGGCCATGTATTCGCCGCTGGTGCATCTGGCCGCGCTGCTGACCTTCCTCGGCTGGTGGCTGACGGGCTATGGCTGGCAGCCCTCGCTGGTGATCGCCATCTCCGTTCTCATCATCACCTGTCCCTGCGCGCTCGGCCTCGCCGTGCCGGCGGTGCAGGTCGTCACCTCCGGGCTGCTGTTTCGCGCCGGCGTGCTGCTGCACTCCGGTGACGCGGTGGAACGGCTCGCGGCGGCCGACACCATCGTCTTCGACAAGACCGGCACGCTGACCCTCGCCGTGCCGGAACTCTGCGCCGCCGAGGCCGTGCCGGCGGAGGTGCTGGCGCTGGCCGGGCGGCTCGCCCTGTCGAGCCGGCATCCGCTCGCGACCGCGCTGGCGCGCGCGAGCGGCGCCGAGCGCCCGCTCGACGACGCCCGCGAGGCGGCCGGCTCCGGGGTCGAGGCGGAGCTGGACGGGCGCACGCTGCGGCTCGGCAGTGCGGCCTTTTGCGGGCTCGACGCCGAAACCGCAGCGCGCGCGGTCGCCGATCATCCCGGCGCCTCGCTCATCGTCTTCCGGGATGGCGACGCGGCGCCCGTGCCCTTCCTCATCGAGCAGAAGCTGCGCGCGGATGCGGTCGAGGCCGTCGCCGCGCTGAAGGCGCGCGGCTATCGGCTGGCCATCCTGTCCGGCGACCGGCGCGCGCCGGTGGCGGCGATCGCGGAGCGGCTCGGCATCGACGACTGGCAGAGCGAGCTCAGCCCCAAGGACAAGATCGCGCGGCTCGATGCATTGGCGCGCGAGGGCGCGAAGGTGCTGATGGTCGGCGACGGTCTCAACGACGCGCCGTCGCTCGCCGCCGCGCATGTCTCGCTGTCGCCGGTCACCGCCGTGCATGTGGCGCAGGCGGCCGCCGACGCCGTGTTCCTGGGCGACCGGCTCGCCCCGGTGGTCACCGCGCTTGCGGTCTCGCGCCGCGCCCATGCCGCGATGAAACAGAACCTGTGGATCTCCACGCTCTACAATTTCATCGCCGTGCCCATTGCGGTCGCGGGCTATGTGACGCCGCTGCTCGCCGCCGTGGCGATGTCGTCGTCGTCGGTGATCGTGACCCTCAACGCCCTGCGCCTGCGGATCGGTGCGCCCGGCGCCCCCGGCCGGGAGGCTCCGCCGGCGGGAGAGACCTGA
- a CDS encoding protoglobin domain-containing protein, with translation MTEEAMTGGGLSQLGDLAEFVELSPADIDNVAQAWRVFADRVPEILDEFYANRIMTDDKWRMKDFCLVALKKKQVAYWQVLFSGTLDEVYSTHARNIAMKHKHYGVTLSDYIASYGWFLNAFEKALRAGGVSQDRLGAMMASIRRLVFLDMTIAASTYYVVYID, from the coding sequence ATGACGGAGGAAGCGATGACGGGAGGCGGGTTGTCGCAGTTGGGCGATCTTGCGGAATTCGTCGAATTGTCGCCGGCGGATATCGACAATGTCGCGCAGGCATGGCGCGTGTTCGCGGATCGGGTTCCCGAAATCCTCGACGAGTTCTATGCCAATCGGATCATGACGGACGACAAGTGGCGGATGAAGGATTTCTGCCTTGTCGCGCTGAAAAAGAAGCAGGTTGCCTATTGGCAGGTGTTGTTTTCCGGAACGCTGGATGAGGTCTACAGCACGCATGCGCGCAACATCGCGATGAAGCACAAGCACTATGGCGTGACACTGAGCGATTACATCGCCTCCTACGGCTGGTTCCTCAATGCGTTCGAGAAGGCGCTGCGCGCGGGCGGGGTGTCGCAGGACAGGCTCGGCGCGATGATGGCGTCGATCCGCCGTCTGGTGTTTCTGGACATGACCATCGCCGCGTCGACCTATTACGTCGTCTATATCGACTGA